The nucleotide window GGCAGGTATTACTATAGCGCTACTTGCTAGGGTTAGGACGTTTTGATCCCCCCTAACCCCCCTTGATAAGGGGGGAACAGGCTAAAAACTAATGTCCTAAACTTAATGCGTAGTGCTATATCAACCAAGATAGAGGTCGAATCTCCCCAAGCGTTTAGGTCAACAGACCAGCTTATCCGCTAGGTCGGAGAAATTGCTTTCTCTTTCCCGCCTAAGAACCGTGCGTACAAGTTTCCCAGTACACGGCTCAAGCCATCTACAAGGCTTTCTCCCGACATTTTTGGTAAAATCAAAGTACGTATAGGGGCTAACTTGTCAATTTAATGAAGCGGGAGAGGATAAATTATGGGCTGGCTAGAGCATCTCGGACGAGCCGTTCGTGCTAATATTAACAGTTTGATACAGGAAGCTGAAGATCCCGAAAAAATTCTCGAAGAGATGATTTTAAATCTCGAACAAGAGTTAATCCGAATGCGTCAAGGGTTAGCTGAAGCGATCGCAACTCTTAAACGCACAGAACGAGAATCTCAGAAACATTACTCTCTGGCTCAAACTTGGCACGATCGCGCTCAATTGGCGTTAACTCAAAATAATGAAACTCTAGCTCGTCAAGCCCTTTTTAAATGGCAAAATTATCAACATCAGGCTGAAACGGTTCAAAATCAACTAGAACCCCACCGTCAAATTATTAATAAACTGAAAAAAGAGTTACTCGAATTAGAGAAAAAATATACAGAAGCTAAAGCCAAAAAAAGTCTTTATTTAGCCAGATTACGAGCGGCGATGGCCTCTAAAAAAATGAATGAAATTCTGGGAAATTTCAATAATGGCAGTGCTTCAACCGTATTTGAACGGATAGAAACCAAAATATTAGAATTAGAATCTCATTCGGAATTAATGTCCACTGATGATCCCTTAGAACGTCAATTTAGTGCCCTCGAAGGAGATAAAAAAATCGAAGCAGAATTAATCAAAATGAAAGCTCAACAGGGAGGAGGACAAGACAAGACGGAAAAATACTAAAATATAAGAATAATAACTTTTTAACAACAA belongs to Gloeothece citriformis PCC 7424 and includes:
- a CDS encoding PspA/IM30 family protein, with the translated sequence MGWLEHLGRAVRANINSLIQEAEDPEKILEEMILNLEQELIRMRQGLAEAIATLKRTERESQKHYSLAQTWHDRAQLALTQNNETLARQALFKWQNYQHQAETVQNQLEPHRQIINKLKKELLELEKKYTEAKAKKSLYLARLRAAMASKKMNEILGNFNNGSASTVFERIETKILELESHSELMSTDDPLERQFSALEGDKKIEAELIKMKAQQGGGQDKTEKY